From Gimesia panareensis, the proteins below share one genomic window:
- a CDS encoding M28 family peptidase, with the protein MTDIDTQRLKRHCEQLCQSIRPAESEELEAARQYVIRELEASGWQIERHPFQAQDSMLVTFSGQNLIARHPQLSNPEKPQFCIGAHLDTRPESPGADDNTSAVATLLELGRLLPQLHQPDWKWSIELVAFDLEENGMLGGAEHAQLHLKQQTDLRGMVSLEMLGYCDPTPGSQMLPRELIGLYPDTGDFIAVVGNQNSSSLIDVFQTGLKRVAELPVETLQVPQNGEMLQATRLSDHSPFWDAGFPALMITDTSFLRNPHYHQPTDTVDTLDFEFLTKVAQGSLEASRLILEQGY; encoded by the coding sequence ATGACGGACATCGACACTCAACGACTGAAACGGCACTGTGAACAACTCTGCCAGTCCATTCGTCCTGCAGAAAGTGAGGAACTGGAGGCGGCCAGACAGTACGTGATCCGGGAACTCGAAGCCTCCGGCTGGCAGATCGAACGCCACCCTTTCCAGGCGCAAGACTCCATGCTGGTTACATTCTCCGGCCAGAACCTGATTGCCCGGCATCCGCAGCTCTCCAACCCCGAAAAACCGCAGTTCTGCATCGGCGCGCATCTGGATACACGACCGGAATCGCCGGGCGCTGACGATAATACCAGCGCCGTCGCCACGCTGCTCGAGCTGGGAAGACTGCTTCCACAACTGCACCAGCCTGACTGGAAATGGAGCATCGAACTCGTAGCCTTTGACCTGGAAGAAAACGGGATGCTGGGTGGAGCAGAACATGCTCAGCTGCATCTGAAGCAACAGACCGATCTGCGTGGCATGGTCTCGCTGGAAATGCTGGGATATTGTGATCCCACCCCCGGCAGCCAGATGCTGCCCCGGGAACTGATCGGCCTGTATCCTGATACCGGCGATTTCATTGCCGTGGTTGGAAACCAGAATTCCAGCAGCCTGATCGACGTGTTCCAGACAGGTCTCAAACGAGTGGCAGAGCTTCCGGTAGAGACTTTACAGGTACCGCAAAATGGTGAAATGCTGCAGGCCACGCGTTTGAGCGATCACAGTCCCTTCTGGGATGCGGGTTTCCCGGCACTGATGATTACCGACACCAGCTTTTTAAGAAATCCACATTATCATCAACCGACCGATACCGTGGACACTCTCGATTTTGAATTTCTGACGAAAGTGGCTCAAGGGAGTCTGGAAGCATCCAGACTGATTTTAGAACAGGGCTATTAG
- a CDS encoding DUF480 domain-containing protein, producing MNDATQEEKELLQISELSKPQRRVLGVLLEKAFTTPDQYPLTLKAVTTGCNQKSNRDPVSHYSETQVYEALESLREIGLVAVVHSDSGRTERYRHYMRHRFHFTEPQLAILTELWLRGRQTMGELRGRASRMVPIETLEELRAEFKGLLDQKYVQSNGSIERRGIEVDHNWYKENEGKTLGFDSSAEHEPEETTTTAVASPPTTSVSSNSDLVALKDAVERLQSDNQQLSQQVASITEVVEQLQQQLADLRQELGS from the coding sequence ATGAATGACGCGACTCAGGAAGAAAAAGAACTACTGCAAATCAGTGAACTCTCAAAACCACAACGCCGTGTGCTGGGCGTTTTATTAGAGAAGGCCTTTACGACTCCCGATCAATACCCGCTGACCTTAAAAGCAGTCACCACCGGCTGCAACCAGAAGAGCAACCGCGATCCGGTGAGCCATTACAGCGAGACCCAGGTATACGAAGCCCTGGAATCGCTGCGGGAAATCGGCCTGGTCGCCGTCGTGCATTCTGACAGTGGCCGTACAGAACGCTACCGCCATTACATGCGGCACCGTTTTCATTTCACCGAACCCCAGCTGGCAATTCTGACCGAGCTCTGGCTGCGAGGTCGCCAGACAATGGGAGAACTGCGGGGCCGCGCCAGTCGCATGGTGCCCATTGAGACTCTGGAAGAGCTACGCGCAGAATTTAAAGGACTTCTGGATCAAAAGTATGTACAATCCAATGGCAGCATAGAACGACGCGGTATCGAAGTCGACCACAACTGGTATAAGGAAAACGAGGGAAAAACACTGGGGTTTGATTCTTCAGCCGAACACGAGCCTGAGGAGACGACAACCACTGCCGTCGCTTCCCCTCCGACAACGTCAGTCAGTTCCAATTCGGATCTGGTTGCATTGAAAGATGCTGTAGAACGACTGCAGTCCGATAACCAGCAGCTTTCGCAACAGGTGGCATCAATTACGGAAGTCGTCGAACAGCTGCAACAGCAGTTAGCGGACCTGAGACAGGAACTGGGCAGCTGA
- a CDS encoding sulfatase family protein, whose protein sequence is MKAFSLAASLSLVLFSICTGVSDSCLAAERPNLISIVTDDQGRWAMGLYGNKQIQTPHMDQIGREGAVFTNAFVATPVCSPSRATFLSGRYPTELKITDYISPDEAQEGAGLHAPIWPAVLQKQGYQTALIGKWHLGEHPQFHPHKKGFDHFMGFLSGGTRPMDPTLEINGKTEKREGPLPDLLVDDAIQFLRQSQDKPFALCLHFRAPHTPYGPVPAEDSSLYEGVEIEMPIAKGLIEEQIKQKNKEYYASISSVDRNIGRLLKELDRLKLSDNTLVIFTSDHGYNNGRHGISTKGNGHWLAGGVTGPKRPNMWDTSIRVPLVMRWPKVIPPGTRFDEMVSNVDMFKFVLGVLKSPQPEGVPLHGIDYSPLLFGKPIPERKVIFGQYDLHNNGLAYMRMIRTEKFKFVKHYRARYMDELYDLETDPDETRNLVRRRMPPQWKEKAAELETQLIEWQKSIQDPILKPAYQ, encoded by the coding sequence ATGAAAGCGTTCTCATTGGCAGCCAGTCTCTCGCTGGTCCTGTTCTCAATATGCACCGGTGTTTCCGACTCCTGTCTGGCAGCGGAACGCCCCAATCTGATCTCGATTGTCACCGACGATCAGGGACGCTGGGCCATGGGTCTGTACGGCAACAAACAGATCCAGACTCCCCACATGGACCAGATTGGCAGGGAAGGTGCAGTCTTTACAAACGCCTTTGTCGCCACCCCGGTCTGTTCCCCCAGTCGCGCCACGTTCCTCTCCGGTCGCTACCCGACTGAGTTGAAAATCACGGATTACATCTCTCCGGATGAAGCACAGGAGGGCGCCGGCTTACATGCTCCCATCTGGCCAGCCGTTTTACAGAAGCAGGGATACCAGACTGCACTGATCGGAAAGTGGCACCTGGGCGAGCATCCGCAGTTCCATCCCCACAAGAAGGGCTTTGATCACTTCATGGGGTTTCTGTCAGGCGGCACCCGTCCCATGGACCCAACCCTGGAAATCAATGGAAAAACGGAGAAACGAGAAGGCCCCCTGCCGGACCTGCTGGTAGATGATGCGATTCAGTTTCTCAGACAATCCCAAGACAAGCCCTTCGCCCTCTGCCTGCACTTCCGGGCGCCGCACACACCCTATGGTCCGGTGCCGGCCGAAGATTCTTCGCTTTATGAGGGTGTGGAAATTGAAATGCCCATTGCCAAAGGACTGATCGAGGAACAGATCAAGCAGAAAAATAAAGAGTATTACGCCAGCATTTCCTCGGTGGACCGCAATATCGGTCGCCTGTTAAAAGAACTGGATCGGCTGAAGCTGTCGGACAACACACTGGTGATTTTCACGAGCGACCATGGTTACAACAACGGTCGCCATGGCATCAGCACGAAAGGCAACGGCCACTGGCTGGCGGGAGGGGTCACAGGTCCTAAACGCCCCAACATGTGGGACACCTCGATTCGCGTCCCCCTCGTGATGCGCTGGCCAAAGGTCATTCCGCCCGGAACCCGCTTCGATGAGATGGTCTCGAACGTGGACATGTTCAAATTCGTCCTTGGGGTTTTGAAGAGCCCTCAACCTGAAGGAGTCCCCCTGCATGGGATTGACTACTCACCGCTGTTATTTGGCAAGCCGATCCCCGAACGCAAAGTCATCTTTGGTCAATATGACCTGCATAACAACGGGCTGGCTTACATGCGGATGATCCGGACGGAGAAGTTTAAATTCGTCAAACATTATCGCGCCCGCTATATGGACGAACTTTACGATCTGGAAACGGATCCGGACGAGACCCGAAATCTGGTTCGCCGCCGAATGCCCCCTCAATGGAAAGAGAAAGCCGCTGAACTGGAAACACAGCTGATTGAGTGGCAGAAATCGATTCAGGATCCGATTCTCAAGCCCGCTTACCAGTAA
- a CDS encoding tetratricopeptide repeat protein: protein MVLLPASRPKRHLTAAEGYLMLEMPVQALRELSHIPEDDRDSEKFYRLLGQALQLAERYEESLDAYRDAFDRDPENLTTLMGMAWCFKRTDQLPSAISIMELAYQHHSDEPIVLYNLSCYFALADDKTNALSWLGRALRMEPRLTKLIPEETDFNSLRTDKDFQFVVESAEGNSSQNS from the coding sequence ATGGTACTCCTGCCCGCTTCTCGACCCAAGCGCCATCTCACTGCGGCCGAAGGCTATCTGATGCTGGAAATGCCAGTTCAGGCGCTGCGTGAACTTTCTCACATTCCCGAAGATGATCGCGATTCAGAAAAGTTTTATCGGCTTCTGGGACAGGCACTGCAACTGGCGGAACGATACGAAGAATCGCTGGATGCCTATCGGGATGCCTTTGACAGAGATCCGGAAAACCTGACCACTCTGATGGGGATGGCCTGGTGTTTCAAACGGACCGATCAGCTCCCTTCTGCAATTTCTATCATGGAACTGGCCTATCAGCACCATTCCGATGAACCGATCGTCCTCTATAATCTATCCTGTTATTTTGCGCTGGCAGATGATAAAACCAATGCCCTGTCCTGGCTGGGGCGTGCATTACGCATGGAGCCCCGCCTGACGAAGCTGATCCCTGAAGAGACCGATTTTAATTCCCTGCGAACTGATAAAGATTTTCAGTTTGTTGTCGAATCAGCAGAAGGTAATTCATCTCAAAATTCCTGA